cgcTATGGAAAAAACTCACTGTTGAAACCCTATGGCCAGGATCGTTTCAATTGGATCACTTAAAAAAACCTTCCAAAAAATCGTATATTTATCGAGTATGTTTAAACATTATTTGTCTGCAGTTGTGTGGCACAGCCGGTTGAAAACACTTCAAATATAAGCAGCTACATTGACACAAAACAGTCAAGTCATTGGTTTCAATTAAAtgccaaataaaaaacaatgagctgaaagagaCAAACATGCTCAACTGGAGGGAACTGCAGAGTCAATGCGTTACTGTCGGCTGTGACtaagtggtagagtcggtcgtctctaaACTGGAAGGTCCTGCAGCCACacgtctgatgtgtccttgtgcaagacacttaagccagagttgctctcgctgcttcgtcagcggtgtATAAATGTGTACCATCAGTGTAATtggggtgtgaatgggtaggtgtgacctgcggtgtaattatatataataatagtTTGGTCTgaatatatattaaataaagaTTCATGCTGAGGCACAATGCTGAAGTCATGAAATGTCgaaaagaaaagcaataaatgtaagtgaattgataaaaaaaaaaatggctgctATAATTGAATGAGGATTTCTTCAAAAGGtaacaggattttaaaatgaactGCAGGAAAGCTAAGATCCTAGTTATTATCTATTTGTTTTGCCCTTTTGGCCTGTATAATAAATTACTTTTTGATATTCTTAGTAGAGAAACAACAAGATAAGAAAGTGCTTCAGGATTTACCATAAGCTTAAATTGAAAAGGGTAATAAAAAAAGTCTCTATCTTATCCTGCAGCAGAAGGATTTGGAGCTCAAGATATCCAGAGAGCCCAACTTGGTAAGGCATGAAAGAATGAAGTCACCTTTTCCAAAAACATTTGAGCTTTGAAGTCCACTGGAAAGAACAGAGTCTAATAAATCTATCTGAGCTCCCTCAGTGTTAGTCAAATAACCAAAAGAAATGAATGCTGCCTGTGACAGCTTTCATTATACCACATGTTCACATGAGCAATCGTTTTATTGCCAGTTCTTTAACTTCAATGTGCCAAAATCCAATTTCTTTccatataaaacatattttttcccCATGCTAATGTTCTCGGTATTATTGAGCATGTGATGTTACACATACCAGATTAAAATCCACTGACCACATCTGGGATCTGAGCAGAGCTGGTGTGCAGCTACAAAgcaagagaaaagagagaaggatTTCACAGTATTGTGTGaagacaggagagaaaaatgtcTATGTGAACTGACTTCACTCAAAAATTTGCATGAGTCATgctaaaacatttcacttcattAGCTGTGTTTACCTCCAGGTCCCAGCCAGACGGACTCACAACAACAGGAGGAAACTACGCCACTAACCAGATCCATACTCTGGTGGGGAATAACAAATAGGTCATTGTTAAGCACCACCTACCCACAGCCAAAACTAACATTAATACTCAGTAGAACAGTGGGAGACTGAGCCGAGGGATTCTGGACCTGCTcgtgatattttttattttacaatactGGGAAcatgtatttctgttttgtgaTGCATCATTTACTGAAAATCAAAACCTGTACGAGCATTTGTTCATAGACACACATTTCCTGTGCTTTGAGGAGACAAACACTGTGTCTCCAAGGCCCCCATGGTGTTTGTGCACAGGTTATCCATCACATGAGATCCTCTGTGGTGGAGGGAGTCATCCCTCACCCCTGCTGAGACTCAATCTGGAGGCTGGAAGGACTCTCCATTGTGCCTGCAGCATCCTGCAGCCTTCTGGCTCTCACCCGACTGCATTTTATAACACTTTGTTTATGGCACTGGGGTGTTATACTGAGCTAAACATCGAGTGTGGCATTGTAATAAATCACAATTCCCCTCCATAATACATAATATTATCCTAAATAAAAATTGTCTACTGTTAAAAAACTGCAGGCTGAAAGGTAAAAAGAAATAACactataatacaaaaaaaaaaaaatcccttgaAGACGAGAACTGCTTTAATAAGCCTGATGAAACAATCCCTCTCtacttctcttctctttgtaCTCTGCAGATGCTAAAGCCAATTTTCTCACTGGGGATATAGCAGACTGTCCAAACCATTCTGATGCTTGCCATAATGAATTATGTACTTTGAAGcatatacatttcttttttgtagCCCAGCAGAGAAAGATGAGAGgaaattttccattttctcttttctgctaTCATGATTTAATGAGAAACATGGCTTATATTTGCAGAGATGTAGGTATATGATTTGACTGAATCAATAATAATCCACTTATATAGTCTGTTGTCTATCGACTCTAAGCCTGTAGGGAGCAGCTCTCCCATAAAACAGCTCTTAAATTCAGCATTTATACAGACATGACATTTGAGTGGGATTTTGAGTCAGAAGGAGATACTTCTGTGTctactctccccccccccccccccccctccaaagaACAGGCTGTTTCCTCCCTTGCCCCACCAGCTGTATAATTTATGTGGCATTGTATTTATTGTGCAGACACACCGTGCAAGAGCCCATGTTAGGTAAGAACAGGCTGTGGCGTCAAAAACACCTTAGGCCGGACAGGGGAGAGCTTAAGCCCTGCACTGCACAGCTGCTGAGAAGCCATTGTGTAACATCGCATTTTTCACAGTCCACAGACTTTATAATGAAGAGAATTTTATCACAGGTACACAGCGGGAAAAATAATGTCAATATTTACACAGATGGTAATTATGGGATTGCATCTGTTTTGTCAAAAGGGGGTGGAATTTGTGCTGTATCATAAAACTGCACTCTCAGGGAGGGGAGCCTGAGTTTTGAGTCACAGCTACAGCTGGCTCAGGCAGGGAACATCAAAATGTCATTGGAGAGGAGCAGCAACATAAGCAGTGTCAGGTGTGTCCCTCCGCCACAGTGACTATCTAGCTGCATTTAACCCAGCAGTGGAAAGAGCAGGCAAATGTGGTTTCATGTAGGTGGCGACTCTTGTTGGCAACGTGAGTTCTACAGACTGTAATGCTTTATCATTACAATGAACTCCTTGTTCAGCCTTACAGTATGTTCTATTCTCGACGGATTCAGTCGCCTGCAGTAGGAGGATCTTTTAAAAGACTGAGCTTTCCATTAAACGTACATGTCAGTCTTCAACCCTACATCGgtgttgttgttatatttattcatataaTGTTGCACGGATTGTATTTTGCCACAAACATAGCTTTAAAAAGATATTTACGGGGGGAAATGCGCTCGAATTAAATAGTCCACAGCACATGAAAGGCAAAGCACAACCGTAAATAGAAGCATGTGGTTGATTGAGCACAAGATCATCCAATCGCAGGGGAAGCTGGGGCGGTGGCTGATGACGAGACGGCCAGCGGCCAATAGGAACACGTTGCTGGGTGTTGACCTCTGCGAGCCGCATCACCACCTCCTCCATGTCCGTGGCGGAGGACTactataaaaacaaatcagcccAAGTTTTAAAGGGCAGAGTTGTAAAAACTCCCAGGCTGTGGGGAGTTGGCTTGTCAGCCTGTGAATCGGATTTTCAACAATACCTCCAAGAAACAAAAATCGCCTGGAGAATTATAAGATCTTTTGTAACTCTTTAAGAAAGCTTTTCGACAGACTCTGTAGGGTTTTGCCGGCGGACGGATTTCGTGCAAGAAGGACCTGCTGTGAATTTCCATGTAAGTAGATGTAAATATCGTTTTATCAGCGAGAGCAGTGTCTTATTTTGCTGTCATTTCCTATTGATTAGAAAACTTGCATTAATTGATGTTATTGAACGATGATCCTGTAGACGTGTTCAGGTTGTAACCAGCTAAATGCTACTTTACTTAGCCTGCTGTCAGTCGTCGCTGTCAAGCTTAAAGCCAATAAAAACTCAAATTTTCGCTGTGAGTAGTGACGCTTGTTGCCATTGGTGGTGCCCATTTATCTTCTATTACTCGgtacacacactgtcacagcGAGGAAAACGCTGATAACCAGCTGGTCGAGCTAAACATTAACAGTATCTCGGCGTCCAGATAGCTAGCCTGCTACATCTGTTCACACCCTTTCATTCAGCTGGCCAGCTAATGCTAACAGGAGAGCTGTGTGTGAGGCGAAACGTGATGAGAAAGcaaggcgtttttttttttcgttttgttttttttgcatttttttgtcacCGTCGCAATGCCATTAGAGCAcaaggtctgtttttttttttttgctctggcTTTATGGTCGTGGTTAGACTTTGGATGTGGATTATGTAACGTCGCAGGCTCGTACGTGCTCctctctgtgctgtgagctTCAGTCGATGAGCAGCAGGAGAGCCTCCTTTTAGGTTCTTCTAGATTCAGGTCCTCCGCCCTCCGCAGAGGTCAACTAGGCTTGCGTATTTTGTCACACTAGACTGTTGGGgaacacacactgctgacacCGTCTCTGAGTCAGTGGCTCCTGTTTATTTATAGCTGTTGATATTGTGCAGCTGAGATGAACCAGTGCTGTGCTCCAGGGGGAAGTGCACGCTGAAAACTGAGCACTAGAAGTTGATTTCTGGGTATTTATGAATCATTCTTTCTCGTACATTGACTAAATAATCGTTTTTTCTTTCGTTTTAGGATCCTGAACCTAACCCTGCTGAAGGAAGGATATTCGTTTTGGCAACAAGCTCTCGATCAGATTTTCATTACGCTGATCACTGCTGCCTTGGAGGTTTTTGCAACACTCGGAAAAAGCAACTCTGTGTCGGAAAGAGAATCACCCTCGCCACTGAAGCAGCTATGCAGCTTGAAATTCAAGTAGCACTCAACTTTATTATTTCCTATTTATACAACAAACTCCCTCGACGACGTGTGAACATCTTCGGCGAGGAGCTCGAGagacagctgaagaaaaaaTATGAAGGCCACTGGTATCCGGATAAGCCATACAAAGGTTCAGGGTTTAGATGCATCCATGTAGGGGAGAAGGTGGACCCTGTGGTGGAGCAGGCAGCCAAAGAAAGCGGGCTGGACATTGAAGACGTCCGGAATAATCTCCCTCAGGACCTTAGCGTGTGGATCGACCCATTTGAGGTTTCATACCAGATTGGGGAGAAGGGACCAGTCAAGGTGCTGTATGTGGATGATAACAATGAGAACGGGAATGAGCTGGACAAGGAAATCAAGAACAGCTTTAATCCTGAGGCCCAGGTCTTCATGCCAATCAGCGACCCTGTTGGGGCTTCTTCAGAGTCcagctctccctctcctcctttcgGGCAATCTGCTGCTGTGAGCCCCTCCTTCATGCCACGCTCCACCCAGCCCTTAACCTTCACCACTGCCACTTTTGCTGCCACCAAATTTGGCTCCACTAAGATGAAAAGCAGCGGTCggggcaacaacaacaacaacaacaccaacagcagcagtagcagcagcagcagcagcagcagcagcagcaaggtGGCCCGCAGCTCCCCTACCAATAACCTAGGTCTGAATGTCAACACCCTGCTGAAGCAGAAAGCCATCTCCACCTCCATGCACTCACTGTACGGGCTGGGCCTgggtcagcagcagcagcagcagcaacagcagcagcagaaggccTCTGCGCTCTCCCCCAACGCCAAGGAGTTTGTGTTCCCCAATCTGCAGGGCCAGGCCAGCCCCAGAGCTGTGTTCCCCGGGGAGGGCTCCTTGGGACTCGGCCCTCTGCAGTACAACAATGCCTTTGACATGTTCGCGGCCTACGAAAGCCTCAACGACAAGACCCTTATGGATGGCCTAAACTTCAGTCTGAGCAACATGCAGTATTCTAACCAGCAATTCCAGCCAGTGATGGCGAATTAAACTCATCATCGCGATGTTATTTATGAATGATGGTGGctcaaagagaaggaaaaacaaaacgcACACTTAGAACTGGACTTTCAAGGATATAGTCTAGTCAGTCAAGCGCATGTGCCCAAGGGTGTTTTTACTGTGCCCCCTTGAGTTTGTTTCTACTAAAAGCTTGTTGTACAAACACATCCAAGCTTGGTTACTTCAATTCAACATGcatccttgtttttctttttcctttttgccaACCAAGCACAACATTTTTTACCATGTTGAGAAAAATTCTCCGAAaacgtaaaaaaataaaataaaaaataagcttCAAGTTTTGGCCTCTTACAGTATTTTACAGGTGGTAAGACAAGGCTGAtttttatgaattggcactactAAGTGGGGTTACTTGGTCTTTTTctaattgtataatttaattTAGTACAGAGTTTGTAAGATATCAGAGTATATATTGTTTCTATGACATGGTGTTGCATTTATATCTTTTTACTACTCCAGTGATCTGTGATGGCTGCAGCAGCTTTtccttattttttctttttttaaagataattgtTAAAGAAATCCATCttcaaaaaaaatccatcaaatATTCTGAAGATTGTGTACAGAGTATTCCTTAGCGGTGGAATTCAAGTGTAggaatatttgctttttttcctgaaaGATGAATTGTATTTTCTGTTAAGA
The genomic region above belongs to Labrus bergylta chromosome 21, fLabBer1.1, whole genome shotgun sequence and contains:
- the LOC109988600 gene encoding protein Tob1, whose amino-acid sequence is MQLEIQVALNFIISYLYNKLPRRRVNIFGEELERQLKKKYEGHWYPDKPYKGSGFRCIHVGEKVDPVVEQAAKESGLDIEDVRNNLPQDLSVWIDPFEVSYQIGEKGPVKVLYVDDNNENGNELDKEIKNSFNPEAQVFMPISDPVGASSESSSPSPPFGQSAAVSPSFMPRSTQPLTFTTATFAATKFGSTKMKSSGRGNNNNNNTNSSSSSSSSSSSSSKVARSSPTNNLGLNVNTLLKQKAISTSMHSLYGLGLGQQQQQQQQQQQKASALSPNAKEFVFPNLQGQASPRAVFPGEGSLGLGPLQYNNAFDMFAAYESLNDKTLMDGLNFSLSNMQYSNQQFQPVMAN